A genomic region of Pyrus communis chromosome 14, drPyrComm1.1, whole genome shotgun sequence contains the following coding sequences:
- the LOC137715941 gene encoding septum-promoting GTP-binding protein 1-like, producing MTQLCRKIVHVNFRWCIVDRVPVIREFFRFIWDRFLVCSIGRPAVRYRRLPLRAFSPPPEVLEGVLAVDNPTSSSHNVYETDADLVSLKISLLGDCQIGKTSFMSKYVGHEQEHSYLQMAGVNLMDKTLTVQGARISFSMWDVGGNQSSIDHVPIACKDAVAILFMFDLTSRRTLNSVIGWYSQARKWNQTAIPILIGTKFDDFVRLPPDLQWTIVTQARAYAKAIKATLFFSSATHNINVNKVFKFILAKLFNLPWKIQRNLNIGEPIIDY from the exons ATGACACAGCTTTGTCGAAAAATTGTTCACGTTAATTTTAGGTGGTGCATAGTCGACCGGGTTCCGGTTATCCGGGAGTTTTTCAGATTCATCTGGGACAGGTTTCTTGTTTGTTCGATAGGGAGACCGGCGGTCAGGTACCGGAGATTGCCCCTCAGAGCTTTCTCGCCGCCACCAGAAGTTTTGGAGGGTGTTTTGGCGGTGGACAACCCCACAAGTAGTAGTCATAACGTGTATGAGACAGATGCGGATTTGGTGAGCTTGAAGATCAGTTTGCTGGGTGATTGCCAGATTGGAAAGACAAGTTTTATG AGCAAATATGTTGGGCATGAGCAAGAACATAGCTATCTGCAGATGGCTGGAGTAAATTTAATGGATAAAACATTGACTGTTCAAGGCGCTCGGATTTCGTTTAGCATGTGGGATGTGGGAG GCAACCAGAGTTCGATAGATCATGTTCCAATCGCCTGTAAAGATGCAGTAGCAATTTTGTTCATGTTTGATCTTACTAGTAGGCGCACGCTAAACAG TGTTATTGGATGGTACAGTCAAGCAAGAAAATGGAACCAG ACAGCAATTCCCATACTAATTGGGACTAAATTTGATGATTTTGTGAGACTTCCCCCAGACCTGCAATGGACAATTGTAACCCAG GCCAGGGCTTATGCAAAGGCTATAAAGGCGACCCTTTTCTTCTCAAGTGCAACCCACAACATCAATGTGAACAAGGTCTTCAAATTTATCTTGGCCAAGCTTTTTAACTTGCCTTGGAAAATACAGAGAAATTTGAATATTGGCGAGCCAATCATCGATTATTAA